From the genome of Bradyrhizobium elkanii USDA 76, one region includes:
- the rplE gene encoding 50S ribosomal protein L5, which translates to MADTAYTPRLRAEYDKKIRGMMTEKFGYANVMQVPRLDKVVLNMGVGDSVNDRKKAETAAAELTQIAGQKAIVTYSRIAIATFKLRENQPIGCKVTLRKTHMYEFIDRLVNVALPRVRDFRGLNPKSFDGRGNYSLGIKEHIIFPEIDFDKVSEARGMDITVCTTAKTDDEARALLTAFNFPFRQ; encoded by the coding sequence ATGGCTGATACAGCTTACACGCCGCGTCTGCGCGCGGAGTATGACAAGAAGATCCGCGGCATGATGACCGAGAAGTTCGGTTATGCCAATGTGATGCAGGTGCCGCGCCTCGACAAGGTCGTGCTCAACATGGGCGTCGGCGACTCCGTCAACGACCGCAAGAAGGCCGAGACCGCCGCCGCCGAGCTGACCCAGATCGCCGGCCAGAAGGCGATCGTGACCTATTCGCGGATCGCGATCGCGACCTTCAAGCTGCGCGAGAACCAGCCGATCGGCTGCAAGGTCACGCTGCGCAAGACCCATATGTACGAGTTCATCGACCGCCTGGTGAACGTGGCGCTGCCCCGCGTCCGCGACTTCCGCGGCCTGAACCCGAAGAGCTTCGATGGCCGCGGCAACTATTCGCTCGGCATCAAGGAGCACATCATTTTCCCCGAGATCGACTTCGACAAGGTCTCGGAAGCGCGTGGCATGGACATCACGGTCTGCACCACCGCCAAGACCGACGACGAGGCGCGTGCCTTGTTGACCGCTTTCAATTTCCCGTTCCGGCAGTGA
- the rplO gene encoding 50S ribosomal protein L15 — protein sequence MKLSDIADNAGSRKKRMRVGRGIGSGKGKTSGRGGKGQTARSGVRIKGFEGGQMPMHRRLPKRGFNNIFRLDFAEINLDRLQEAIDNKLVDASATVNVESLVKAGVLRRAKDGLRLLGRGEIKTRLTIEVHGASKSAIAAVEKAGGSVKILAPAKEEGEAA from the coding sequence ATGAAGCTCAGCGATATCGCCGACAACGCCGGCTCGCGCAAGAAGCGCATGCGTGTCGGCCGTGGCATCGGTTCCGGCAAGGGCAAGACCTCGGGCCGCGGCGGCAAGGGCCAGACCGCGCGTTCGGGCGTCCGCATCAAGGGTTTCGAAGGCGGCCAGATGCCGATGCATCGCCGTCTGCCGAAGCGCGGCTTCAACAACATCTTCCGGCTCGACTTCGCCGAGATCAATCTCGACCGTCTGCAGGAAGCGATCGACAACAAGCTGGTCGATGCGAGCGCGACGGTGAACGTCGAATCGCTGGTGAAGGCCGGCGTGCTGCGCCGCGCCAAGGACGGCCTGCGGCTGCTCGGCCGCGGCGAGATCAAGACCAGGCTGACCATCGAGGTGCACGGCGCTTCCAAGTCGGCCATTGCCGCGGTCGAGAAGGCCGGCGGCTCGGTCAAGATCCTGGCCCCCGCCAAGGAAGAAGGCGAGGCGGCGTAA
- the rpsH gene encoding 30S ribosomal protein S8, with protein MSTHDPISDLITRIRNAQMRSKSKVSSPGSKMRANVLEVLKSEGYIRGYASVEHASGRSELEIELKYFDGEPVIREIERVSKPGRRVYASVKNLPRVNNGLGISVLSTPKGIMADHQARDANVGGEVLFTVF; from the coding sequence ATGTCTACGCACGATCCGATCAGCGATCTCATCACCCGCATCCGCAACGCGCAGATGCGCTCCAAGTCCAAGGTCTCGAGCCCCGGCTCGAAGATGCGCGCCAACGTGCTCGAGGTGCTGAAGTCCGAGGGTTACATCCGCGGCTACGCCAGCGTCGAGCATGCCTCGGGCCGCAGCGAGCTCGAGATCGAGCTGAAGTATTTCGACGGCGAGCCCGTCATCCGCGAGATCGAGCGGGTGTCGAAGCCGGGCCGCCGCGTTTACGCCTCGGTGAAGAACCTGCCGCGCGTGAACAACGGTCTCGGCATTTCGGTGTTGTCGACGCCGAAGGGAATCATGGCTGACCACCAGGCGCGCGACGCCAACGTGGGCGGCGAAGTTCTCTTCACGGTGTTCTGA
- the rpsE gene encoding 30S ribosomal protein S5, giving the protein MAGERERGGRERSREREERDSEFVDKLVHINRVAKVVKGGKRFGFAALVVIGDQKGRVGFGHGKAREVPEAIRKATESAKRNLTRVALREGRTLHHDIAGRHGAGRVYLRAAPAGTGIIAGGPMRAVFETLGIQDVVAKSIGSSNPYNMVRATFDALKHQDSPRSVAARRNIKVSTLQSRRVGGDAEVVAE; this is encoded by the coding sequence ATGGCAGGTGAACGCGAACGCGGCGGACGCGAACGGAGCAGGGAGCGCGAGGAGCGCGACAGCGAGTTCGTCGACAAGCTCGTCCACATCAATCGCGTGGCGAAGGTCGTCAAGGGCGGCAAGCGCTTCGGCTTTGCGGCGCTGGTCGTGATCGGCGACCAGAAGGGCCGGGTCGGGTTCGGCCACGGCAAGGCGCGCGAAGTTCCGGAAGCGATCCGCAAGGCGACCGAATCGGCGAAGCGCAATTTGACGCGCGTCGCGCTGCGTGAAGGCCGCACGCTGCATCACGACATCGCCGGCCGTCACGGCGCCGGCCGCGTCTACCTGCGTGCCGCTCCGGCCGGTACCGGCATCATCGCCGGCGGCCCGATGCGCGCGGTGTTCGAGACGCTCGGCATCCAGGACGTGGTGGCGAAGTCGATCGGCTCGTCGAATCCCTACAACATGGTTCGCGCGACGTTCGACGCGCTGAAGCATCAGGATTCGCCGCGCTCGGTGGCGGCGCGCCGCAACATCAAGGTCTCCACCCTGCAGTCGCGCCGCGTCGGCGGCGATGCCGAAGTGGTGGCGGAATAA
- a CDS encoding adenylate kinase: MRLILLGPPGSGKGTQAQRLVHRHGIVQLSTGEMLRAAVAAGTPVGLQAKEIMANGGLVPDEVVVGIIADRIEEPDAKKGFILDGFPRTVPQAEALDDLLRKKHLKLDAVVELRVNESALLARVEKRAEETRARGEEVRLDDTPEVLTKRLAQYRSLTEPLIHYYSERRKLLTVDGMMTIEHVTREINRILTALGALEPKDHEDHAPKAAKKAAKAAVKASKKPAKKAAKPAKKAAKSARKAAKAPSKAKAAKKVVKKAAKKAVKKAAGAAKARKGAKTAKKAAKKLTKKRAKR, encoded by the coding sequence ATGAGATTGATCCTTTTGGGGCCGCCGGGCTCGGGCAAGGGAACCCAGGCGCAGCGGCTGGTGCACAGGCACGGCATCGTCCAGCTCTCGACCGGTGAGATGCTGCGCGCTGCGGTTGCCGCGGGCACGCCGGTCGGCTTGCAGGCCAAGGAGATCATGGCCAATGGCGGCCTGGTTCCCGACGAGGTCGTGGTGGGAATCATCGCCGACCGGATCGAGGAGCCCGATGCCAAGAAGGGCTTCATTCTCGACGGCTTCCCGCGCACCGTGCCGCAGGCCGAGGCGCTCGACGATCTGCTCCGGAAAAAACACCTCAAGCTCGACGCGGTGGTTGAGCTCCGCGTCAACGAGAGCGCGCTGCTCGCCCGCGTTGAGAAGCGTGCCGAGGAAACCCGCGCGCGCGGCGAGGAAGTTCGCCTCGACGACACGCCGGAAGTGCTGACCAAGCGCCTGGCGCAGTACCGTTCGCTGACGGAGCCGCTGATTCACTATTATTCGGAGCGGCGGAAGCTCCTGACGGTCGATGGCATGATGACCATCGAGCACGTCACCCGCGAGATCAACCGGATCCTGACCGCGCTCGGCGCGCTGGAACCGAAGGATCACGAGGATCACGCTCCCAAGGCGGCTAAAAAGGCCGCCAAGGCGGCCGTGAAGGCCAGCAAGAAGCCGGCCAAGAAGGCAGCTAAACCAGCCAAAAAGGCCGCCAAATCGGCCCGGAAGGCTGCCAAGGCGCCCTCCAAGGCCAAAGCGGCCAAGAAAGTCGTGAAGAAAGCCGCGAAGAAGGCGGTAAAGAAGGCCGCCGGCGCCGCGAAAGCCCGCAAGGGAGCAAAGACCGCCAAAAAGGCGGCAAAAAAGCTCACGAAAAAGCGAGCTAAACGCTAG
- the rplF gene encoding 50S ribosomal protein L6, producing the protein MSRIGKRPVAIPSGVTATVEGQTVKVKGPKGQLQFVVHDDVEVKFENGQVKVAPRVKTNRAQAMYGTARAQVANLVEGVTKGFERKLEITGVGYRAAMQGKNLQLALGYSHDVVYAIPEGITIAVPKPTEITITGNDPQRVGQVAAEIRAYRPPEPYKGKGVKYANEFIFRKEGKKK; encoded by the coding sequence ATGTCACGTATCGGCAAAAGGCCGGTGGCGATCCCGTCGGGTGTGACGGCGACCGTCGAGGGCCAGACGGTCAAGGTGAAGGGGCCGAAGGGCCAGCTTCAGTTCGTCGTGCATGACGACGTCGAGGTGAAGTTCGAGAACGGCCAGGTCAAGGTCGCTCCGCGGGTCAAGACCAACCGCGCGCAGGCGATGTACGGCACCGCGCGCGCGCAGGTCGCCAACCTCGTCGAGGGCGTCACCAAGGGCTTCGAGAGGAAGCTCGAGATCACCGGCGTCGGCTACCGCGCCGCGATGCAGGGCAAGAACCTGCAGCTCGCGCTCGGCTACAGCCACGACGTGGTGTACGCGATCCCGGAAGGCATCACCATCGCGGTGCCGAAGCCGACCGAGATCACGATCACCGGCAACGATCCGCAGCGCGTCGGCCAGGTCGCCGCCGAGATCCGCGCCTACCGTCCGCCGGAGCCCTACAAGGGCAAGGGCGTGAAGTACGCCAACGAATTCATCTTCCGCAAGGAAGGCAAGAAGAAGTAA
- the rpsN gene encoding 30S ribosomal protein S14: MAKKSSVEKNNRRKRMAKNAGPRREKLKAIIADKTKPMEERFAATLKLAEMPRNSSPTRIRNRCELTGRPRSNYRKNKLSRIALRELGSKGLVPGLVKSSW, from the coding sequence ATGGCAAAGAAGAGTTCAGTCGAGAAGAACAACCGGCGCAAGCGGATGGCGAAGAACGCCGGCCCGCGCCGCGAGAAGCTGAAGGCGATCATCGCCGACAAGACCAAGCCGATGGAAGAGCGCTTCGCGGCGACGCTGAAGCTCGCCGAGATGCCGCGCAACTCGTCGCCGACGCGCATCCGCAACCGTTGCGAGCTGACCGGGCGTCCGCGCTCGAACTATCGCAAGAACAAGCTCTCGCGCATCGCGCTGCGTGAACTCGGCTCCAAGGGCCTGGTTCCCGGCCTCGTGAAGTCGAGCTGGTAA
- the rplR gene encoding 50S ribosomal protein L18, protein MSLKVTNARRKQRVRLALRRSAGGRPRLSVFRSSKHIYAQVIDDQKGETLASASSLEKTMRDAGKTGADIDAAKAVGKLLAERAAQKGVKEVVFDRGAYIYHGRVKALADAAREGGLSF, encoded by the coding sequence ATGTCACTCAAGGTTACGAATGCCCGGCGCAAGCAGCGCGTGCGCCTTGCGCTTCGCCGCTCGGCAGGCGGCCGTCCGCGGCTGTCGGTGTTCCGCTCGTCCAAGCACATCTACGCCCAGGTCATCGACGACCAGAAGGGCGAGACGCTCGCTTCCGCCTCGTCGCTGGAGAAGACCATGCGCGACGCCGGCAAGACCGGCGCCGACATCGATGCGGCGAAGGCGGTCGGCAAGCTGCTCGCCGAGCGCGCGGCGCAGAAGGGTGTCAAGGAAGTCGTGTTCGATCGCGGCGCCTACATCTATCACGGGCGCGTCAAGGCGCTCGCGGATGCGGCGCGCGAAGGCGGATTGAGCTTCTAA
- the rpmD gene encoding 50S ribosomal protein L30, translating to MAKASKTIKVEQTGSAIRRHHSQRSTLIGLKLNKIGRVAELQDTPEVRGMISKVQHLVRVVGE from the coding sequence ATGGCCAAGGCCAGCAAGACGATCAAGGTCGAGCAGACCGGCAGCGCAATCCGCCGCCATCACTCGCAGCGTTCGACGCTGATCGGCCTCAAGCTCAACAAGATCGGCCGGGTTGCCGAGCTGCAGGATACCCCTGAAGTTCGCGGCATGATCAGCAAGGTTCAGCATCTCGTCCGCGTCGTCGGCGAGTAA
- the secY gene encoding preprotein translocase subunit SecY produces MVSAAEQLAANLNFGQLAKADELKKRIWFTLGALLVYRLGTYIPLPGIDPNIWEQVFRSQSGGILGMFNMFAGGGIHRMAIFALNIMPYISASIIVQLLTTVSPQLEALKKEGEAGRKTLNQYTRYLTVILALFQSYGIAIGLEGAGNVVSDPGMFFRISTAITLTGGTMFLMWLGEQITSRGIGNGISLIILAGIVAELPSALANMLELGRQGAMSTGLILIVIVMAVAVIAFIVFMERAQRRLLIQYPKRQVGNKMFEGQSSHLPLKLNTSGVIPPIFASSLLLLPTTVANFNAGKGPEWFQWITTQLSHGRPLFLFMYLALIVFFAFFYTAIVFNPTETADNLKKHGGFIPGIRPGERTAEYIDYVLSRITVLGAVYLAIVCLIPEILISYASVPFYFGGTSLLIVVSVTMDTVSQVQGYLLAHQYEGLIRKSKLRGGRRR; encoded by the coding sequence ATGGTCTCAGCAGCCGAACAACTTGCCGCCAACCTCAATTTCGGACAGCTGGCGAAAGCCGACGAGCTGAAGAAGCGCATCTGGTTCACCCTGGGTGCGCTGCTTGTTTATCGGCTCGGCACCTACATCCCGCTGCCCGGCATCGATCCCAACATCTGGGAGCAGGTGTTCCGTAGCCAATCCGGCGGCATCCTCGGCATGTTCAACATGTTCGCCGGCGGCGGCATCCACCGCATGGCGATCTTCGCGCTGAACATCATGCCGTACATCTCGGCGTCGATCATCGTGCAGCTCCTGACCACCGTGTCGCCGCAGCTCGAAGCGCTCAAGAAGGAAGGCGAGGCGGGCCGCAAGACGCTGAACCAGTACACCCGCTATCTGACGGTGATCCTGGCGCTGTTCCAGTCCTACGGCATCGCGATCGGCCTCGAAGGCGCCGGCAATGTCGTCAGCGACCCCGGCATGTTCTTCCGGATCTCGACCGCAATCACGCTGACCGGCGGCACCATGTTCCTGATGTGGCTCGGCGAGCAGATCACCTCGCGCGGCATCGGCAACGGTATTTCGCTGATCATCCTGGCCGGCATCGTCGCCGAATTGCCGTCGGCGCTCGCCAACATGCTGGAACTTGGTCGCCAGGGCGCGATGTCGACCGGCCTGATCCTGATCGTCATCGTGATGGCGGTCGCCGTGATCGCCTTCATCGTGTTCATGGAGCGCGCGCAGCGCCGGCTTTTGATCCAGTATCCGAAGCGCCAGGTCGGCAACAAGATGTTCGAGGGCCAGTCCTCGCATCTGCCGCTCAAGCTCAATACCTCGGGCGTGATTCCGCCGATCTTCGCCTCGTCGCTGCTGTTGCTGCCGACCACGGTCGCGAACTTCAACGCCGGCAAGGGGCCGGAATGGTTCCAGTGGATCACGACCCAGCTCAGCCACGGCCGGCCGCTGTTCCTGTTCATGTATCTCGCGCTGATCGTGTTCTTTGCGTTCTTCTACACCGCGATCGTGTTCAACCCGACCGAGACCGCGGACAATCTGAAGAAGCATGGCGGCTTCATCCCGGGCATCCGGCCCGGCGAGCGCACCGCCGAGTACATCGACTATGTGCTGTCGCGCATCACGGTGCTCGGCGCGGTCTATCTCGCGATCGTCTGCCTGATTCCTGAAATTCTGATTTCCTACGCATCGGTCCCGTTCTACTTTGGCGGCACCTCGCTGTTGATCGTCGTCAGCGTGACGATGGATACGGTGTCGCAGGTGCAGGGCTATCTGCTCGCTCATCAGTACGAAGGGCTGATCAGGAAGTCGAAGCTCAGGGGAGGCCGCCGCCGCTGA